In one window of Bacillota bacterium DNA:
- a CDS encoding mechanosensitive ion channel family protein, which produces MLDWLSYEVYGRVTWLNLIVAVLIFFAGLIISRIFAVHLRRSLKDRMKKEQLEMLAKIVSYTVMVLAVIWIMPTVGIEPSGLMVAGGIVALAVGFASQSIISNLISGLFLMGERPVKIGDLVEIEGILGVVEDIHIISTSLRTLDGYFIRVPNEKVFTSSITNYSSSSVRRFEYSIGISYADDAEKAVNIIKQVIDEQPFALINPAPQVYVDSLGDNSVDIIVRIWAPTAVWFNLKMELLWKIKQAIESEGIEIPFPQRVIWYGEKGKEKAPQVNSS; this is translated from the coding sequence ATGCTCGATTGGTTGAGTTATGAAGTATATGGCAGGGTAACCTGGTTAAACCTGATTGTTGCGGTTTTGATTTTTTTCGCCGGACTTATTATATCAAGAATTTTTGCTGTGCATTTAAGGCGTTCACTAAAAGACAGAATGAAAAAAGAGCAACTGGAGATGCTGGCAAAAATTGTTTCTTACACGGTTATGGTTCTAGCAGTAATCTGGATTATGCCGACGGTTGGGATAGAACCATCAGGACTGATGGTTGCCGGTGGCATCGTTGCCCTTGCTGTTGGATTTGCCAGCCAGAGCATTATCAGCAACCTGATCTCAGGATTATTTTTAATGGGCGAGAGACCGGTAAAAATTGGTGATTTAGTTGAAATAGAAGGCATCCTCGGTGTAGTTGAAGATATACATATTATCTCCACTTCACTCCGGACGTTGGATGGCTATTTCATCAGGGTTCCCAATGAAAAAGTCTTTACCTCAAGTATTACGAATTATTCATCAAGCTCTGTTAGGCGGTTTGAATACTCAATTGGTATAAGCTATGCAGATGATGCGGAAAAAGCAGTGAATATAATCAAGCAGGTGATTGATGAACAGCCCTTTGCTCTTATTAATCCGGCTCCCCAGGTGTATGTGGACAGTCTGGGCGATAACAGTGTTGATATTATAGTCAGGATATGGGCGCCAACTGCTGTATGGTTCAATCTCAAGATGGAGCTTTTATGGAAAATCAAGCAAGCAATTGAATCAGAAGGTATTGAGATACCTTTCCCACAGAGAGTGATCTGGTATGGAGAAAAGGGCAAGGAAAAAGCTCCGCAGGTGAATAGTAGTTAG
- a CDS encoding DUF432 domain-containing protein, translated as MDIVNDEFNELEQKLTWNYSDSAELEDIPWGPHKIPVAIELQGINLSIEKNKDGYLYNRKGAGEEIGKLLMTGKGNFLLNPVEPFHKPAAVSTHLLVELSKPVVIEPRSSKKIFATYPLEIVALISQKGNIACVVDTISMTKLKYTLYGGIKDGLVCRYWKSEFFIDIPAVNPLEMGILQLELVNSTGRWIEVNKTVLSAHGMKIYYNTRLVSVSAEMKISNDVTAETNFVDKPIKPGMTKAFEQFSTRLLGHQGKTVMGEGY; from the coding sequence ATGGATATTGTAAATGATGAATTCAACGAGCTTGAGCAGAAATTAACCTGGAATTACTCGGACAGTGCTGAACTGGAAGATATCCCATGGGGCCCTCACAAGATCCCTGTTGCAATTGAACTGCAGGGCATTAATCTCAGCATAGAAAAGAACAAAGATGGTTATCTTTATAATCGCAAAGGGGCAGGCGAGGAAATTGGTAAGTTGCTGATGACTGGAAAAGGTAATTTCCTGCTCAATCCAGTCGAACCTTTTCATAAGCCTGCAGCAGTGAGCACTCATTTATTAGTTGAACTGTCCAAACCTGTTGTTATTGAGCCACGGAGTTCAAAGAAGATATTTGCGACCTATCCACTGGAAATTGTAGCCTTAATCAGCCAGAAAGGGAATATAGCCTGTGTTGTGGATACTATCTCTATGACTAAACTCAAATATACCTTATATGGCGGAATAAAAGATGGATTGGTATGCAGATATTGGAAGAGTGAATTTTTTATTGATATACCTGCTGTAAACCCACTGGAAATGGGAATTCTGCAGCTTGAGCTCGTGAACTCTACGGGTCGGTGGATTGAGGTAAATAAAACCGTTCTCAGTGCCCATGGCATGAAAATATATTATAATACTCGATTGGTTTCAGTCAGCGCGGAAATGAAAATCTCAAATGATGTAACCGCAGAAACAAATTTTGTTGACAAGCCAATAAAGCCCGGAATGACCAAAGCGTTTGAGCAATTTAGTACCCGTTTGCTTGGCCACCAGGGGAAGACTGTGATGGGGGAGGGTTATTGA